A single Numenius arquata chromosome 1, bNumArq3.hap1.1, whole genome shotgun sequence DNA region contains:
- the GPR45 gene encoding LOW QUALITY PROTEIN: probable G-protein coupled receptor 45 (The sequence of the model RefSeq protein was modified relative to this genomic sequence to represent the inferred CDS: deleted 3 bases in 2 codons; substituted 5 bases at 5 genomic stop codons) produces the protein MVMLFMTAIGFLGTIIISLITYGKPAVCAAINFLLAALASLTLCCPAAMVAAVNWTFGAHFCQNSAMLYXLFVLEGVAIWIISVDHFLTTVXRQNXLNSHCAKATTAFFFFFFFFDAFCIAFPPLTGWMVGEMQIRALQGVFPAGXANKAMLVAVTFFIPFSIMLHSNPCIPNTLLXVVCIQQHSQQLFLSQRNKLDLIGLEKLCQVNVDLKFKTRALH, from the exons ATGGTAATGTTGTTCATGACTGCTATTGGATTTTTAGGCACTATTATTATCAGCCTCATTACCTACGGAAAACCTGCTGTGTGTGCAGCCATCAACTTTCTGTTGGCAGCCCTGGCCTCTTTGACCCTGTGCTGTCCTGCAGCTATGGTCGCTGCAGTGAACTGGACCTTTGGGGCTCATTTCTGCCAAAACTCAGCTATGCTCTATTGATTATTTGTCTTGGAAGGAGTTGCCATCTGGATTATTAGTGTGGACCATTTTCTAACCACTGTCTAGAGGCAAAACTAGCTGAACTCCCACTGTGCCAAAGccacaactgctttttttttttttttt tttttttttgatgctttcTGCATTGCTTTTCCTCCACTGACTGGATGGATGGTTGGGGAAATGCAAATCAGGGCTCTCCAGGGTGTGTTTCCTGCTGGCTGAGCTAACAAAGCGATGCTTGTTGCGGTAACATTCTTCATTCCTTTCAGCATCATGCTGCACTCCAACCCGTGCATCCCAAACACCCTCTTGTAGGTGGTTTGCATCCAACAACACTCCCAACAGCTTTTTCTT AGCCAAAGGAACAAACTTGACCTGATAGGGCTGGAGAAACTTTGCCAGGTGAACGTAGACCTGAAGTTCAAAACAAGAGCCCTTCACTAA